In Flavobacterium cerinum, one genomic interval encodes:
- a CDS encoding tetratricopeptide repeat-containing sensor histidine kinase → MRNIKCILIVLGILLLFSQQVTAQSVQKESNDKSANVNLNKAAEELAKSLEANDEIKIAGSYEKLAQEFIEADDLVKAEEYLKKALESFTKLKKKEDIARISRSLARVQENQRKNRSALSSNTVVSKKMLNKNVEPAYDADAKFKQNAESQAVQYNTVPSPSIQQLEKEKRNEEIADAYVQKAEMSLQQKDKTVAIENYNQAISYVKDKPEEVIKLKAELAKVYTADNQFEEAIAISEKLLAEARTQKDFDTEIVQLQSLATVYFKKKEPKKAEHLLKEAYALATEKGKAAEVKKSMEKLLDYYRETGNYKESTHIYEQFFKNFEELLRKDSAQTDKAAFLVTEEKIRQLEKEKVLKDELIAKKNTFNYFLIGSMMLLLLLFGLIVKALYSIKTKNKEIALQSLRREMNPHFIFNSLNSVNQFISQNRELEANKYLTSYSKLMRNMMENSNKDFITLGSEIEQLRKYLDLEHMRFEDQFDYTITVDEKLDTETIQIPNMIIQPHLENAIWHGLRYKEGKGLLELSFSLAKGNVVVVIRDNGIGLTKSQELKTKNQKVHQSRGLTNTKERISLLNELYKKEITLDIAERANPDSGVIVTLHFPLIEK, encoded by the coding sequence ATGCGAAACATAAAGTGTATTTTGATCGTGTTGGGGATCCTGCTTTTGTTTTCACAACAGGTCACAGCACAGTCGGTTCAGAAGGAAAGCAATGATAAAAGTGCCAATGTCAATTTAAATAAAGCGGCAGAGGAACTGGCTAAATCATTAGAAGCTAATGATGAAATTAAAATAGCGGGAAGTTATGAGAAACTGGCGCAAGAGTTTATTGAAGCGGATGATTTGGTTAAGGCTGAAGAATACCTGAAAAAAGCACTGGAAAGTTTTACGAAGCTAAAAAAGAAAGAGGATATTGCACGGATTAGCCGAAGTCTGGCAAGAGTACAGGAAAATCAAAGAAAGAATCGATCCGCACTTAGCAGTAATACAGTGGTCAGTAAAAAAATGCTGAATAAAAATGTCGAACCGGCGTATGATGCAGATGCTAAATTCAAACAAAATGCAGAGTCTCAGGCAGTACAGTATAATACGGTTCCGAGTCCGAGTATTCAACAGCTTGAAAAAGAAAAGAGGAACGAAGAAATAGCAGATGCTTATGTGCAGAAAGCAGAAATGAGCTTACAGCAAAAAGATAAAACCGTTGCAATTGAAAACTATAATCAGGCTATTTCTTATGTGAAAGATAAACCGGAAGAGGTGATCAAACTTAAAGCGGAGTTAGCCAAAGTATATACGGCCGATAATCAATTTGAAGAAGCGATTGCGATTTCCGAAAAATTACTGGCGGAAGCCAGAACTCAAAAAGATTTTGATACTGAAATCGTACAATTACAATCGCTGGCGACAGTCTATTTTAAAAAGAAGGAACCGAAAAAAGCGGAGCATTTGCTGAAAGAAGCGTATGCACTCGCGACCGAAAAAGGGAAAGCCGCCGAAGTGAAAAAAAGTATGGAGAAATTACTGGATTATTATCGGGAAACCGGTAACTATAAGGAAAGTACCCATATCTATGAGCAGTTTTTTAAAAACTTTGAAGAACTGCTTCGAAAGGATAGTGCGCAAACGGATAAAGCGGCTTTCCTGGTAACGGAAGAAAAAATCCGCCAACTGGAGAAAGAAAAGGTGCTGAAAGACGAACTGATCGCAAAGAAAAATACGTTTAATTATTTTCTGATCGGTTCAATGATGCTGTTGCTATTATTGTTTGGATTAATTGTAAAAGCATTGTATTCGATTAAAACGAAAAATAAAGAAATAGCCCTTCAGTCGTTACGTCGGGAAATGAATCCGCATTTTATTTTTAACAGCCTAAACAGTGTCAATCAGTTTATCTCGCAGAATAGGGAATTGGAAGCCAACAAATACCTGACTTCATATTCGAAGTTGATGCGGAACATGATGGAAAATTCCAATAAGGATTTTATCACATTGGGAAGTGAAATCGAACAATTGCGAAAATATCTCGATTTAGAGCATATGCGCTTTGAAGATCAGTTTGATTATACGATCACGGTCGATGAAAAACTGGACACGGAAACAATCCAGATTCCGAATATGATTATCCAACCTCATCTGGAAAATGCAATCTGGCACGGACTCCGATACAAGGAAGGCAAAGGATTGTTGGAGTTGAGTTTCTCGCTTGCAAAGGGAAATGTTGTAGTTGTAATCCGGGATAATGGTATCGGATTAACGAAAAGTCAGGAACTAAAAACCAAAAACCAAAAAGTACATCAATCAAGAGGACTTACAAATACAAAAGAGCGTATTAGTCTTTTGAACGAATTGTATAAAAAAGAAATAACGTTGGATATTGCTGAAAGAGCGAATCCGGATAGCGGCGTAATCGTTACGCTTCATTTTCCGTTGATTGAAAAATAA
- a CDS encoding LytR/AlgR family response regulator transcription factor produces MQKIRSVIVEDELAAREVLKAYLSKYCPQVEVIGEAQHIKEAVPLLHELQPQLVFLDVEMPFGNAFDVLEACKDLQFETIFVTAFSEYSLKALNQSAAYYLLKPISIEELILAVNKVQLQLVNQEIFNRNRIIVENFRETNPERQKVILPTLEGFEVAKMEEIVRLRGNGNFTDIYLQDGSKKMVCRFLKHFTEILPFPFLRVHKSHIINVNFVKSYHKGAGGYVTLFDGSEVEISPTYKEEFLKNFK; encoded by the coding sequence ATGCAAAAAATTAGAAGTGTTATTGTAGAAGATGAATTGGCCGCCAGAGAAGTGCTTAAGGCCTATTTGTCTAAATATTGTCCGCAAGTTGAGGTAATCGGCGAAGCACAACATATCAAAGAAGCGGTTCCGTTATTGCATGAATTACAGCCACAATTGGTTTTTCTGGATGTAGAAATGCCTTTTGGAAATGCTTTTGATGTTTTGGAAGCTTGTAAGGATTTACAGTTTGAAACCATATTTGTAACGGCTTTTTCGGAATATTCGTTAAAGGCCTTAAATCAAAGTGCGGCATACTATCTGTTGAAACCGATTAGTATTGAGGAGCTTATTCTGGCAGTAAATAAAGTACAGTTACAATTGGTTAATCAGGAAATTTTTAACCGGAACCGGATTATTGTCGAAAACTTCCGGGAGACCAATCCGGAGCGACAAAAGGTTATTTTACCAACATTGGAAGGCTTTGAAGTGGCTAAAATGGAAGAAATTGTACGTCTTCGCGGAAACGGTAATTTTACGGATATTTATTTGCAGGACGGAAGTAAAAAAATGGTGTGTCGATTTTTAAAACACTTTACGGAAATCCTTCCTTTTCCGTTTCTCCGGGTGCATAAATCCCATATTATTAATGTGAATTTTGTAAAGTCTTATCACAAAGGTGCCGGTGGTTACGTGACGCTTTTTGATGGTTCTGAGGTTGAAATCTCACCGACGTATAAAGAGGAATTCCTAAAAAACTTTAAATAG
- a CDS encoding transglycosylase domain-containing protein produces the protein MRTRKQKIIRFLLAICILFALAFTGLFIFRDSLLQKAITKAENRLATDYNCTLTIKDAQFDGLNGVTLHHIVLVPNQADTLVAVEKVKTSVDLFQLFTGDIQLKELEMKNGFVQLVKNKNGRNFDAFLKKEKENNNESEKRNYAKLAYRLLTKALNLVPTNMTLHNLSLRMDDMGRKVTMHLNDLNLEGRQLQTTINVQTNTFNQNWKIRGMADPRNKTADLRFFNSDTSKIKVPYIDERFNLLSSFDSIHVNVSRIKMEGNELHVDGYTSITNFTINHPRIAKKDVIIEKARFDYRFLFGEHFVAIDSSSKAQLNAIKVRPFAEYKTEKDTLYTLRLEIPKMKAQDFITSLPKGLFTHFEGMQAEGDFDYKLNFQFNKNNPNALVFDSKLQKDGLKIIKYGEADLDKLNTTFTYRAIENGIPQRPIVVGPSNPNFTPLDQISPYLQKSVLTSEDPSFMSHRGFINEAFKQSIVKNIRTRKFARGASTISMQLVKNVFLTREKTLSRKLEEILLVYILENNRITSKQRMLEVYFNVIEWGPNIYGIGEAAQFYFQKKPADLTLKECLFLATIVPKPKKFMWQFDNTGSLKGYANQQQDFLTNLMLRRGVLTSEDTIGYKLPFTITGRSRTFLKLKTVTDSIPVDSLFIKEMVY, from the coding sequence ATGAGAACAAGAAAGCAAAAAATCATACGCTTTTTACTAGCGATCTGTATTCTTTTTGCCCTTGCCTTTACCGGACTTTTTATTTTTCGGGATTCGTTACTTCAAAAAGCGATTACCAAAGCAGAAAACCGGCTTGCTACCGATTATAACTGTACGCTTACCATAAAAGACGCTCAATTTGACGGCCTGAATGGCGTAACACTACATCATATTGTTTTAGTTCCCAATCAGGCCGACACTTTGGTCGCTGTCGAAAAAGTAAAAACGTCTGTTGACCTTTTTCAATTGTTTACCGGTGACATCCAGCTTAAGGAACTGGAAATGAAAAACGGATTCGTTCAGTTAGTAAAAAACAAAAACGGCCGTAATTTTGATGCTTTCTTAAAAAAAGAAAAGGAAAACAATAATGAAAGCGAGAAAAGAAACTACGCTAAACTTGCGTATCGTTTGCTGACAAAAGCGCTAAATCTGGTACCAACCAATATGACATTACATAACTTATCGCTCCGAATGGACGATATGGGACGTAAAGTTACCATGCATCTGAACGATCTGAATCTTGAAGGCCGTCAGCTACAAACAACTATCAACGTTCAGACAAATACGTTCAATCAAAACTGGAAAATCCGCGGAATGGCTGATCCCCGTAACAAAACAGCCGATCTTCGTTTCTTCAACAGTGATACTTCCAAAATTAAAGTACCTTATATCGACGAACGTTTCAATCTTTTATCCAGTTTTGACAGTATCCACGTTAACGTTTCCAGGATAAAGATGGAAGGCAATGAACTCCATGTTGACGGTTATACCTCTATTACCAACTTCACCATCAATCATCCCCGAATTGCTAAAAAAGACGTCATCATTGAAAAGGCTCGTTTTGACTATCGTTTCCTTTTCGGAGAACATTTTGTAGCGATCGACAGTAGTTCAAAAGCACAGCTCAATGCCATTAAAGTGCGTCCTTTTGCGGAATACAAAACCGAGAAAGACACGCTATATACCTTACGTCTGGAGATTCCGAAAATGAAAGCTCAGGATTTTATTACGTCACTACCAAAAGGACTTTTTACTCATTTTGAAGGTATGCAGGCTGAAGGTGACTTTGATTATAAACTCAATTTTCAGTTCAACAAAAACAACCCGAATGCGCTCGTTTTTGACAGTAAACTTCAGAAAGACGGCCTAAAAATCATTAAATACGGAGAAGCCGATCTGGACAAGCTGAATACAACATTTACTTACCGCGCAATAGAAAACGGTATTCCGCAACGTCCGATAGTCGTAGGACCATCCAATCCGAACTTTACGCCGTTGGATCAGATATCACCTTATTTACAAAAAAGCGTATTAACCTCAGAAGATCCGTCCTTTATGTCGCATCGCGGTTTTATAAACGAGGCATTTAAGCAATCTATTGTAAAAAATATCCGAACCCGGAAATTTGCACGCGGAGCCAGTACAATCAGTATGCAATTGGTTAAAAATGTATTTCTGACCCGTGAAAAGACTTTATCCCGAAAACTTGAGGAAATCCTGTTGGTTTACATACTCGAAAACAATCGTATCACCAGTAAGCAACGTATGTTGGAAGTTTATTTCAATGTGATTGAATGGGGACCGAATATCTACGGAATCGGAGAAGCGGCTCAGTTCTATTTTCAGAAAAAACCGGCTGATCTTACCTTAAAAGAATGTCTGTTCCTTGCTACTATCGTTCCGAAACCGAAGAAATTCATGTGGCAGTTCGACAATACCGGAAGTCTGAAGGGTTATGCCAATCAGCAACAAGACTTCCTGACGAATCTGATGTTACGTCGTGGTGTTTTGACATCAGAAGACACCATCGGTTATAAACTACCGTTTACAATAACCGGTCGTTCGCGTACTTTCCTAAAACTAAAAACCGTTACGGATAGTATCCCCGTTGATTCATTATTTATAAAAGAAATGGTGTATTAA
- a CDS encoding YbhB/YbcL family Raf kinase inhibitor-like protein, whose amino-acid sequence MKTLYVIVVGLFLSLTTKAQTFTLKSSDLQGQATHKQVYNGFGCTGSNISPQLSWENAPQGTKSFAIVMYDPDAPTGRGWIHWTVFDIPAGTKELKSGSGDTSKTTLPKEIIQGIADYGTYGYGGPCPPEGDKPHKYEITVFALKTEKLGLDKNANPSLVGFYINANMLAKATLTAYYQR is encoded by the coding sequence ATGAAAACACTTTATGTCATCGTTGTCGGCTTATTCTTATCGCTGACTACAAAAGCCCAGACGTTCACCCTTAAAAGTTCCGATTTACAAGGACAGGCTACTCACAAACAGGTTTATAACGGATTCGGATGTACCGGTTCTAATATTTCACCGCAACTTTCATGGGAAAATGCACCACAGGGAACCAAAAGTTTCGCCATAGTTATGTATGATCCGGATGCGCCAACCGGAAGAGGATGGATTCATTGGACTGTATTTGATATTCCCGCCGGCACAAAAGAGTTGAAATCCGGTTCCGGAGATACTTCGAAAACAACATTACCTAAAGAAATTATCCAGGGTATCGCCGATTACGGAACCTACGGATATGGAGGCCCGTGTCCGCCGGAAGGAGACAAGCCGCATAAATATGAAATAACCGTTTTTGCTTTAAAAACAGAAAAACTGGGCTTGGATAAAAATGCAAATCCATCGCTTGTCGGTTTTTATATAAATGCCAATATGCTGGCAAAGGCAACACTAACCGCCTACTATCAGCGTTAA